A single region of the Oncorhynchus keta strain PuntledgeMale-10-30-2019 chromosome 37, Oket_V2, whole genome shotgun sequence genome encodes:
- the LOC127916738 gene encoding uncharacterized protein LOC127916738 isoform X30 → MSKGVMSKGVVSKGVMSKGVMSEGVMSKGVMSKGVMSEGVMSKGVMSKGVMSKGVMSKGVVSKGVVSKGVMSKGVVSKGVVSKGVMSKGVVSKGVVSKGVMSKGVVSKGVVSKGVMSKGVVSKGVMSDVVSKGVMSKGVVSKGVVSKGVVSDVVSKDVMSKGVVSKGVMSKGVMSKGVVSKDVMSKGVMSKGVMSKGVMSKGVVSEGVVSKDVVGKGVVSKGVVSKDVVSKGVVGKGVVSKGVVSKGVVSKDVVGKGVVSKDVVSKGVVSKDVVIKGVVSKDVVSKGVVSKDVVSKGVVSKDVVSKGVVSKDVVIKGVVSKDVVSKGVVSKDVVGKGVVSKGVVSKGVVSKGVVSKDVVGKGVVSKDVVSKGVVSKDVVSKGVVSKDVVSKGVVSKGVVSKGVVSKGVVSKGVVSKGVVSKDVVGKGVVSKGVVSKDVVSESVVSKGVVSKDVVGKGVVSKGVVSKGVVSKDVVGKGVVSKDVVSKGVVSKDVVSKGVVSKDVVSKGVVSKGVVSKGVVSKGVVSKGVVSKDVVGKGVVSKGVLSEGVVSKGVVSKYVVGKGVVSKGVVSKDVVSESVVSKGVVSKDVVGKGVVSKGVVSKDVVGKGVVSKGVVSKDVVGKGVVSKGVVNDVVGKGVVSKGVVSDVVGKGVVSDVVGKGVVSEGVVSKGVVSKDVVGKGVVSKGVVSKDVVSKGVVSKGVVSKGVVSKGVVSKDVVGKGVVSKGVVSEGVVSKDVVGKGVVSKGVVSKGVVSKGIVSEGIMSKDVVGKGVVSKGVMNEGVVSKGVVSKDVVGKGVVSKGVVSKDVVSKGVVSKGVVSEGVVSKDVVGKGVVSDVVGKGVVSEGIMSKDVVGKGVVSKGVMNEGVVSKGIVSEGVVSEDVVGKVVMSKGVVSKGVVSKGVVSKGIVSKGVVSEDVVGKGVVSDVVGKGVMSKAVVSEGVESFTHSHTINSLTSLFNHIQYRHL, encoded by the exons ATGAGTAAAGGTGTAAtgagtaaaggtgtagtgagtaaaggtgtaATGAGTAAAGGTGTAATGAGTGAAGGTGTAATGAGTAAAGGTGTAATGAGTAAAGGTGTAATGAGTGAAGGTGTAATGAGTAAAGGTGTAATGAGTAAAGGTGTAATGAGTAAAGGTGTAAtgagtaaaggtgtagtgagtaaaggtgtagtgagtaaaggtgtaatgagtaaaggtgtagtgagtaaaggtgtagtgagtaaaggtgtaatgagtaaaggtgtagtgagtaaaggtgtagtgagtaaaggtgtaatgagtaaaggtgtagtgagtaaag gtgtagtgagtaaaggtgtaatgagtaaaggtgtagtgagtaaaggtgtaatgagtgatgtagtgagtaaaggtgtaatgagtaaaggtgtagtgagtaaaggtgtagtgagtaaaggtgtagtgagtgaTGTAGTGAGTAAAGATGTAAtgagtaaaggtgtagtgagtaaaggtgtaATGAGTAAAGGTGTAAtgagtaaaggtgtagtgagtaaagaTGTCATGAGTAAAGGTGTAATGAGTAAAGGTGTAATGAGTAAAGGTGTAAtgagtaaaggtgtagtgagtgaaggtgtagtgagtaaagatgtagtgggtaaaggtgtagtgagtaaaggtgtagtgagtaaagatgtagtgagtaaaggtgtagtgggtaaaggtgtagtgagtaaaggtgtagtgagtaaaggtgtagtgagtaaagatgtagtgggtaaaggtgtagtgagtaaagatgtagtgagtaaaggtgtagtgagtaaagaTGTAGTGAttaaaggtgtagtgagtaaagatgtagtgagtaaaggtgtagtgagtaaagatgtagtgagtaaaggtgtagtgagtaaagatgtagtgagtaaaggtgtagtgagtaaagaTGTAGTGAttaaaggtgtagtgagtaaagatgtagtgagtaaaggtgtagtgagtaaagatgtagtgggtaaaggtgtagtgagtaaaggtgtagtgagtaaaggtgtagtgagtaaaggtgtagtgagtaaagatgtagtgggtaaaggtgtagtgagtaaagatgtagtgagtaaaggtgtagtgagtaaagatgtagtgagtaaaggtgtagtgagtaaagatgtagtgagtaaaggtgtagtgagtaaaggtgtagtgagtaaaggtgtagtgagtaaaggtgtagtgagtaaaggtgtagtgagtaaaggtgtagtgagtaaagatgtagtgggtaaaggtgtagtgagtaaaggtgtagtgagtaaagaTGTAGTGAGTGAAAgtgtagtgagtaaaggtgtagtgagtaaagatgtagtgggtaaaggtgtagtgagtaaaggtgtagtgagtaaaggtgtagtgagtaaagatgtagtgggtaaaggtgtagtgagtaaagatgtagtgagtaaaggtgtagtgagtaaagatgtagtgagtaaaggtgtagtgagtaaagatgtagtgagtaaaggtgtagtgagtaaaggtgtagtgagtaaaggtgtagtgagtaaaggtgtagtgagtaaaggtgtagtgagtaaagatgtagtgggtaaaggtgtagtgagtaaaggtgtaTTGAGTgaaggtgtagtgagtaaaggtgtagtgagtaaatatgtagtgggtaaag gtgtagtgagtaaaggtgtagtgagtaaagaTGTAGTGAGTGAAAgtgtagtgagtaaaggtgtagtgagtaaagatgtagtgggtaaaggtgtagtgagtaaag gtgtagtgagtaaagatgtagtgggtaaaggtgtagtgagtaaaggtgtagtgagtaaagatgtagtgggtaaaggtgtagtgagtaaaggtgtagtgaatgatgtagtgggtaaaggtgtagtgagtaaaggtgtagtgagtgatgtagtgggtaaaggtgtagtgagtgatgtagtgggtaaaggtgtagtgagtgaaggtgtagtgagtaaaggtgtagtgagtaaagatgtagtgggtaaaggtgtagtgagtaaaggtgtagtgagtaaagatgtagtgagtaaaggtgtagtgagtaaaggtgtagtgagtaaaggtgtagtgagtaaaggtgtagtgagtaaagatgtagtgggtaaaggtgtagtgagtaaaggtgtagtgagtgaag gtgtagtgagtaaagatgtagtgggtaaaggtgtagtgagtaaag gtgtagtgagtaaaggtgtagtgagtaaaggtATAGTGAGTGAAGGTATAATGAGTAAAGATGTAGTGggtaaaggtgtagtgagtaaaggtgtaATGAATgaaggtgtagtgagtaaaggtgtagtgagtaaagatgtagtgggtaaaggtgtagtgagtaaaggtgtagtgagtaaagatgtagtgagtaaaggtgtagtgagtaaaggtgtagtgagtgaaggtgtagtgagtaaagatgtagtgggtaaaggtgtagtgagtgatgtagtgggtaaaggtgtagtgagtgaAGGTATAATGAGTAAAGATGTAGTGggtaaaggtgtagtgagtaaaggtgtaATGAATgaaggtgtagtgagtaaaggtATAGTGAGTGAAGGTGTAGTGAGTGAAGATGTAGTGGGTAAAGTTGTAAtgagtaaaggtgtagtgagtaaaggtgtagtgagtaaaggtgtagtgagtaaaggtATAGTGAGTAAAG GTGTAGTGAGTGAAGATGTAGTGGgtaaaggtgtagtgagtgaTGTAGTGGGTAAAGGTGTAATGAGTAAAGCTGTAGTGAGTGAAGGTGTTGAGAGTtttacacactcacatacaattAATTCCCTCACATCTCTCTTCAATCACATCCAGTATAGACATCTGTAA
- the LOC127916738 gene encoding uncharacterized protein LOC127916738 isoform X9, with protein sequence MSKGVMSKGVVSKGVMSKGVMSEGVMSKGVMSKGVMSEGVMSKGVMSKGVMSKGVMSKGVVSKGVVSKGVMSKGVVSKGVVSKGVMSKGVVSKGVVSKGVMSKGVVSKGVVSKGVMSKGVVSKGVMSDVVSKGVMSKGVVSKGVVSKGVVSDVVSKDVMSKGVVSKGVMSKGVMSKGVVSKDVMSKGVMSKGVMSKGVMSKGVVSEGVVSKDVVGKGVVSKGVVSKDVVSKGVVGKGVVSKGVVSKGVVSKDVVGKGVVSKDVVSKGVVSKDVVIKGVVSKDVVSKGVVSKDVVIKGVVSKDVVSKGVVSKDVVGKGVVSKGVVSKGVVSKGVVSKDVVGKGVVSKDVVSKGVVSKDVVSKGVVSKDVVSKGVVSKGVVSKGVVSKGVVSKGVVSKGVVSKDVVGKGVVSKGVVSKDVVSESVVSKGVVSKDVVGKGVVSKGVVSKGVVSKDVVGKGVVSKDVVSKGVVSKDVVSKGVVSKDVVSKGVVSKGVVSKGVVSKGVVSKGVVSKDVVGKGVVSKGVLSEGVVSKGVVSKYVVGKGVVSKGVVSKDVVGKGVVSKGVVSKDVVSESVVSKGVVSKDVVGKGVVSKGVVSKGVVSKGVVSKYVVGKGVVSKGVVSKGVVSKGVVSKDVVSESVVSKGVVSKDVVGKGVVSKGVVSKDVVGKGVVSKGVVNDVVGKGVVSKGVVSDVVGKGVVSDVVGKGVVSEGVVSKGVVSKDVVGKGVVSKGVVSKDVVSKGVVSKGVVSKGVVSKGVVSKDVVGKGVVSKGVVSEGVVSKDVVGKGVVSKGVVSKGVVSKGIVSEGIMSKDVVGKGVVSKGVMNEGVVSKGVVSKDVVGKGVVSKGVVSKDVVSKGVVSKGVVSEGVVSKDVVGKGVVSDVVGKGVVSEGIMSKDVVGKGVVSKGVMNEGVVSKGIVSEGVVSEDVVGKVVMSKGVVSKGVVSKGVVSKGIVSKGVVSEDVVGKGVVSDVVGKGVMSKAVVSEGVESFTHSHTINSLTSLFNHIQYRHL encoded by the exons ATGAGTAAAGGTGTAAtgagtaaaggtgtagtgagtaaaggtgtaATGAGTAAAGGTGTAATGAGTGAAGGTGTAATGAGTAAAGGTGTAATGAGTAAAGGTGTAATGAGTGAAGGTGTAATGAGTAAAGGTGTAATGAGTAAAGGTGTAATGAGTAAAGGTGTAAtgagtaaaggtgtagtgagtaaaggtgtagtgagtaaaggtgtaatgagtaaaggtgtagtgagtaaaggtgtagtgagtaaaggtgtaatgagtaaaggtgtagtgagtaaaggtgtagtgagtaaaggtgtaatgagtaaaggtgtagtgagtaaag gtgtagtgagtaaaggtgtaatgagtaaaggtgtagtgagtaaaggtgtaatgagtgatgtagtgagtaaaggtgtaatgagtaaaggtgtagtgagtaaaggtgtagtgagtaaaggtgtagtgagtgaTGTAGTGAGTAAAGATGTAAtgagtaaaggtgtagtgagtaaaggtgtaATGAGTAAAGGTGTAAtgagtaaaggtgtagtgagtaaagaTGTCATGAGTAAAGGTGTAATGAGTAAAGGTGTAATGAGTAAAGGTGTAAtgagtaaaggtgtagtgagtgaaggtgtagtgagtaaagatgtagtgggtaaaggtgtagtgagtaaaggtgtagtgagtaaagatgtagtgagtaaaggtgtagtgggtaaaggtgtagtgagtaaaggtgtagtgagtaaaggtgtagtgagtaaagatgtagtgggtaaaggtgtagtgagtaaagatgtagtgagtaaaggtgtagtgagtaaagaTGTAGTGAttaaag gtgtagtgagtaaagatgtagtgagtaaaggtgtagtgagtaaagaTGTAGTGAttaaaggtgtagtgagtaaagatgtagtgagtaaaggtgtagtgagtaaagatgtagtgggtaaaggtgtagtgagtaaaggtgtagtgagtaaaggtgtagtgagtaaaggtgtagtgagtaaagatgtagtgggtaaaggtgtagtgagtaaagatgtagtgagtaaaggtgtagtgagtaaagatgtagtgagtaaaggtgtagtgagtaaagatgtagtgagtaaaggtgtagtgagtaaaggtgtagtgagtaaaggtgtagtgagtaaaggtgtagtgagtaaaggtgtagtgagtaaaggtgtagtgagtaaagatgtagtgggtaaaggtgtagtgagtaaaggtgtagtgagtaaagaTGTAGTGAGTGAAAgtgtagtgagtaaaggtgtagtgagtaaagatgtagtgggtaaaggtgtagtgagtaaaggtgtagtgagtaaaggtgtagtgagtaaagatgtagtgggtaaaggtgtagtgagtaaagatgtagtgagtaaaggtgtagtgagtaaagatgtagtgagtaaaggtgtagtgagtaaagatgtagtgagtaaaggtgtagtgagtaaaggtgtagtgagtaaaggtgtagtgagtaaaggtgtagtgagtaaaggtgtagtgagtaaagatgtagtgggtaaaggtgtagtgagtaaaggtgtaTTGAGTgaaggtgtagtgagtaaaggtgtagtgagtaaatatgtagtgggtaaaggtgtagtgagtaaaggtgtagtgagtaaagatgtagtgggtaaaggtgtagtgagtaaaggtgtagtgagtaaagaTGTAGTGAGTGAAAgtgtagtgagtaaaggtgtagtgagtaaagatgtagtgggtaaaggtgtagtgagtaaaggtgtagtgagtaaaggtgtagtgagtaaaggtgtagtgagtaaatatgtagtgggtaaaggtgtagtgagtaaaggtgtagtgagtaaaggtgtagtgagtaaaggtgtagtgagtaaagaTGTAGTGAGTGAAAgtgtagtgagtaaaggtgtagtgagtaaagatgtagtgggtaaaggtgtagtgagtaaaggtgtagtgagtaaagatgtagtgggtaaaggtgtagtgagtaaaggtgtagtgaatgatgtagtgggtaaaggtgtagtgagtaaaggtgtagtgagtgatgtagtgggtaaaggtgtagtgagtgatgtagtgggtaaaggtgtagtgagtgaaggtgtagtgagtaaaggtgtagtgagtaaagatgtagtgggtaaaggtgtagtgagtaaaggtgtagtgagtaaagatgtagtgagtaaaggtgtagtgagtaaaggtgtagtgagtaaaggtgtagtgagtaaaggtgtagtgagtaaagatgtagtgggtaaaggtgtagtgagtaaaggtgtagtgagtgaag gtgtagtgagtaaagatgtagtgggtaaaggtgtagtgagtaaag gtgtagtgagtaaaggtgtagtgagtaaaggtATAGTGAGTGAAGGTATAATGAGTAAAGATGTAGTGggtaaaggtgtagtgagtaaaggtgtaATGAATgaaggtgtagtgagtaaaggtgtagtgagtaaagatgtagtgggtaaaggtgtagtgagtaaaggtgtagtgagtaaagatgtagtgagtaaaggtgtagtgagtaaaggtgtagtgagtgaaggtgtagtgagtaaagatgtagtgggtaaaggtgtagtgagtgatgtagtgggtaaaggtgtagtgagtgaAGGTATAATGAGTAAAGATGTAGTGggtaaaggtgtagtgagtaaaggtgtaATGAATgaaggtgtagtgagtaaaggtATAGTGAGTGAAGGTGTAGTGAGTGAAGATGTAGTGGGTAAAGTTGTAAtgagtaaaggtgtagtgagtaaaggtgtagtgagtaaaggtgtagtgagtaaaggtATAGTGAGTAAAG GTGTAGTGAGTGAAGATGTAGTGGgtaaaggtgtagtgagtgaTGTAGTGGGTAAAGGTGTAATGAGTAAAGCTGTAGTGAGTGAAGGTGTTGAGAGTtttacacactcacatacaattAATTCCCTCACATCTCTCTTCAATCACATCCAGTATAGACATCTGTAA
- the LOC127916738 gene encoding uncharacterized protein LOC127916738 isoform X2 — MSKGVMSKGVVSKGVMSKGVMSEGVMSKGVMSKGVMSEGVMSKGVMSKGVMSKGVMSKGVVSKGVVSKGVMSKGVVSKGVVSKGVMSKGVVSKGVVSKGVMSKGVVSKGVVSKGVMSKGVVSKGVMSDVVSKGVMSKGVVSKGVVSKGVVSDVVSKDVMSKGVVSKGVMSKGVMSKGVVSKDVMSKGVMSKGVMSKGVMSKGVVSEGVVSKDVVGKGVVSKGVVSKDVVSKGVVGKGVVSKGVVSKGVVSKDVVGKGVVSKDVVSKGVVSKDVVSKGVVSKDVVSKGVVSKDVVSKGVVSKDVVIKGVVSKDVVSKGVVSKDVVGKGVVSKGVVSKGVVSKGVVSKDVVGKGVVSKDVVSKGVVSKDVVSKGVVSKDVVSKGVVSKGVVSKGVVSKGVVSKGVVSKGVVSKDVVGKGVVSKGVVSKDVVSESVVSKGVVSKDVVGKGVVSKGVVSKGVVSKDVVGKGVVSKDVVSKGVVSKDVVSKGVVSKDVVSKGVVSKGVVSKGVVSKGVVSKGVVSKDVVGKGVVSKGVLSEGVVSKGVVSKYVVGKGVVSKGVVSKDVVGKGVVSKGVVSKDVVSESVVSKGVVSKDVVGKGVVSKGVVSKGVVSKGVVSKYVVGKGVVSKGVVSKGVVSKGVVSKDVVSESVVSKGVVSKDVVGKGVVSKGVVSKDVVGKGVVSKGVVNDVVGKGVVSKGVVSDVVGKGVVSDVVGKGVVSEGVVSKGVVSKDVVGKGVVSKGVVSKDVVSKGVVSKGVVSKGVVSKGVVSKDVVGKGVVSKGVVSEGVVSKDVVGKGVVSKGVVSKGVVSKGIVSEGIMSKDVVGKGVVSKGVMNEGVVSKGVVSKDVVGKGVVSKGVVSKDVVSKGVVSKGVVSEGVVSKDVVGKGVVSDVVGKGVVSEGIMSKDVVGKGVVSKGVMNEGVVSKGIVSEGVVSEDVVGKVVMSKGVVSKGVVSKGVVSKGIVSKGVVSEDVVGKGVVSDVVGKGVMSKAVVSEGVESFTHSHTINSLTSLFNHIQYRHL, encoded by the exons ATGAGTAAAGGTGTAAtgagtaaaggtgtagtgagtaaaggtgtaATGAGTAAAGGTGTAATGAGTGAAGGTGTAATGAGTAAAGGTGTAATGAGTAAAGGTGTAATGAGTGAAGGTGTAATGAGTAAAGGTGTAATGAGTAAAGGTGTAATGAGTAAAGGTGTAAtgagtaaaggtgtagtgagtaaaggtgtagtgagtaaaggtgtaatgagtaaaggtgtagtgagtaaaggtgtagtgagtaaaggtgtaatgagtaaaggtgtagtgagtaaaggtgtagtgagtaaaggtgtaatgagtaaaggtgtagtgagtaaag gtgtagtgagtaaaggtgtaatgagtaaaggtgtagtgagtaaaggtgtaatgagtgatgtagtgagtaaaggtgtaatgagtaaaggtgtagtgagtaaaggtgtagtgagtaaaggtgtagtgagtgaTGTAGTGAGTAAAGATGTAAtgagtaaaggtgtagtgagtaaaggtgtaATGAGTAAAGGTGTAAtgagtaaaggtgtagtgagtaaagaTGTCATGAGTAAAGGTGTAATGAGTAAAGGTGTAATGAGTAAAGGTGTAAtgagtaaaggtgtagtgagtgaaggtgtagtgagtaaagatgtagtgggtaaaggtgtagtgagtaaaggtgtagtgagtaaagatgtagtgagtaaaggtgtagtgggtaaaggtgtagtgagtaaaggtgtagtgagtaaaggtgtagtgagtaaagatgtagtgggtaaaggtgtagtgagtaaagatgtagtgagtaaag gtgtagtgagtaaagatgtagtgagtaaaggtgtagtgagtaaagatgtagtgagtaaaggtgtagtgagtaaagatgtagtgagtaaaggtgtagtgagtaaagaTGTAGTGAttaaaggtgtagtgagtaaagatgtagtgagtaaaggtgtagtgagtaaagatgtagtgggtaaaggtgtagtgagtaaaggtgtagtgagtaaaggtgtagtgagtaaaggtgtagtgagtaaagatgtagtgggtaaaggtgtagtgagtaaagatgtagtgagtaaaggtgtagtgagtaaagatgtagtgagtaaaggtgtagtgagtaaagatgtagtgagtaaaggtgtagtgagtaaaggtgtagtgagtaaaggtgtagtgagtaaaggtgtagtgagtaaaggtgtagtgagtaaaggtgtagtgagtaaagatgtagtgggtaaaggtgtagtgagtaaaggtgtagtgagtaaagaTGTAGTGAGTGAAAgtgtagtgagtaaaggtgtagtgagtaaagatgtagtgggtaaaggtgtagtgagtaaaggtgtagtgagtaaaggtgtagtgagtaaagatgtagtgggtaaaggtgtagtgagtaaagatgtagtgagtaaaggtgtagtgagtaaagatgtagtgagtaaaggtgtagtgagtaaagatgtagtgagtaaaggtgtagtgagtaaaggtgtagtgagtaaaggtgtagtgagtaaaggtgtagtgagtaaaggtgtagtgagtaaagatgtagtgggtaaaggtgtagtgagtaaaggtgtaTTGAGTgaaggtgtagtgagtaaaggtgtagtgagtaaatatgtagtgggtaaaggtgtagtgagtaaaggtgtagtgagtaaagatgtagtgggtaaaggtgtagtgagtaaaggtgtagtgagtaaagaTGTAGTGAGTGAAAgtgtagtgagtaaaggtgtagtgagtaaagatgtagtgggtaaaggtgtagtgagtaaaggtgtagtgagtaaaggtgtagtgagtaaaggtgtagtgagtaaatatgtagtgggtaaaggtgtagtgagtaaaggtgtagtgagtaaaggtgtagtgagtaaaggtgtagtgagtaaagaTGTAGTGAGTGAAAgtgtagtgagtaaaggtgtagtgagtaaagatgtagtgggtaaaggtgtagtgagtaaaggtgtagtgagtaaagatgtagtgggtaaaggtgtagtgagtaaaggtgtagtgaatgatgtagtgggtaaaggtgtagtgagtaaaggtgtagtgagtgatgtagtgggtaaaggtgtagtgagtgatgtagtgggtaaaggtgtagtgagtgaaggtgtagtgagtaaaggtgtagtgagtaaagatgtagtgggtaaaggtgtagtgagtaaaggtgtagtgagtaaagatgtagtgagtaaaggtgtagtgagtaaaggtgtagtgagtaaaggtgtagtgagtaaaggtgtagtgagtaaagatgtagtgggtaaaggtgtagtgagtaaaggtgtagtgagtgaag gtgtagtgagtaaagatgtagtgggtaaaggtgtagtgagtaaag gtgtagtgagtaaaggtgtagtgagtaaaggtATAGTGAGTGAAGGTATAATGAGTAAAGATGTAGTGggtaaaggtgtagtgagtaaaggtgtaATGAATgaaggtgtagtgagtaaaggtgtagtgagtaaagatgtagtgggtaaaggtgtagtgagtaaaggtgtagtgagtaaagatgtagtgagtaaaggtgtagtgagtaaaggtgtagtgagtgaaggtgtagtgagtaaagatgtagtgggtaaaggtgtagtgagtgatgtagtgggtaaaggtgtagtgagtgaAGGTATAATGAGTAAAGATGTAGTGggtaaaggtgtagtgagtaaaggtgtaATGAATgaaggtgtagtgagtaaaggtATAGTGAGTGAAGGTGTAGTGAGTGAAGATGTAGTGGGTAAAGTTGTAAtgagtaaaggtgtagtgagtaaaggtgtagtgagtaaaggtgtagtgagtaaaggtATAGTGAGTAAAG GTGTAGTGAGTGAAGATGTAGTGGgtaaaggtgtagtgagtgaTGTAGTGGGTAAAGGTGTAATGAGTAAAGCTGTAGTGAGTGAAGGTGTTGAGAGTtttacacactcacatacaattAATTCCCTCACATCTCTCTTCAATCACATCCAGTATAGACATCTGTAA